The Manihot esculenta cultivar AM560-2 chromosome 1, M.esculenta_v8, whole genome shotgun sequence genome has a window encoding:
- the LOC110603960 gene encoding probable methyltransferase PMT2: MALKTNSADSRTRSSIQIFVVVGLCCFFYILGAWQRSGFGKADNLAMEITKNTVDCNLTPSLNFETHHGGEIGTINDSESKPKVFKPCKPRYTDYTPCQDQKRAMTFPRENMIYRERHCPQEEEKLHCLIPAPKGYVTPFPWPKSRDYVPYANAPYKSLTVEKAIQNWVQYEGNVFRFPGGGTQFPQGADKYIDQLASVIPIANGTVRTALDTGCGVASWGAYLWSRNVIAMSFAPRDSHEAQVQFALERGVPAVIGVLGTIKMPYPSRAFDMAHCSRCLIPWGADDGMYLKEVDRVLRPGGYWVLSGPPINWKNNYKAWQRPKEELQEEQRKIEEVAKLLCWDKKYEKGEMAIWQKRVNAESCPGRQDDSKVTFCKNADPNDVWYKKMEGCITSYPDVGSQDEVAGGEVKAFPERLFAVPPRVSSGSVPGVSVETYQEDNNKWKKHVNAYRKINKLIDSGRYRNIMDMNAGLGGFAAAIESPKLWVMNVVPTIAKKGTLGVIYERGLIGIYHDWCEAFSTYPRTYDLIHANGVFSLYKDKCNIEDILLEMDRILRPEGAIIFRDEVDVLIKVRKIVGGMRWDTKMVDHEDGPLVPEKILVAVKQYWVGNSTSSE, translated from the exons ATGGCATTAAAAACTAATTCTGCGGATAGTAGAACTAGGAGCTCTATACAAATTTTTGTTGTAGTCGGGCTGTGCTGTTTCTTCTATATACTGGGTGCATGGCAGAGGAGTGGATTTGGGAAGGCAGACAATCTTGCTATGGAGATTACTAAGAATACGGTAGACTGCAATTTAACCCCAAGTCTAAACTTTGAGACCCATCATGGTGGTGAAATTGGCACTATTAATGATTCTGAATCGAAGCCCAAAGTGTTCAAGCCTTGTAAACCCCGTTACACTGACTACACACCCTGCCAAGATCAGAAACGTGCTATGACTTTCCCTAGGGAAAACATGATTTATCGGGAGAGGCATTGTCCTCAAGAGGAAGAGAAACTACATTGCCTAATTCCAGCACCTaaaggttatgttaccccattccCTTGGCCCAAGAGTCGTGACTATGTACCATATGCTAATGCGCCATATAAGAGCTTGACAGTTGAGAAGGCTATTCAGAATTGGGTCCAATACGAGGGCAATGTGTTCAGGTTTCCAGGTGGGGGAACACAGTTCCCACAAGGGGCAGATAAGTATATTGATCAGCTAGCTTCAGTGATACCGATTGCTAATGGGACTGTCAGAACTGCCCTGGACACTGGTTGTGGG GTTGCCAGTTGGGGTGCATATCTTTGGAGTAGAAATGTTATCGCCATGTCATTTGCACCAAGAGACTCACATGAAGCACAGGTTCAATTTGCTCTTGAAAGGGGTGTACCTGCTGTTATTGGTGTTCTTGGTACTATAAAAATGCCGTACCCATCTAGAGCCTTTGACATGGCTCACTGCTCTCGGTGCTTAATTCCATGGGGAGCTGATG ATGGAATGTATCTGAAGGAAGTTGACCGAGTTCTTAGGCCTGGTGGTTACTGGGTGCTTTCTGGACCTCCAATCAATTGGAAGAATAATTACAAAGCATGGCAGCGTCCCAAGGAGGAACTTCAAGAGGAACAGAGAAAGATTGAGGAGGTTGCTAAACTTCTTTGCTGGGACAAGAAGTATGAGAAGGGTGAGATGGCCATATGGCAAAAGAGAGTAAATGCTGAATCTTGTCCTGGTAGACAAGATGATTCTAAAGTTACTTTTTGCAAAAATGCAGACCCAAATGATGTGTG GTACAAGAAAATGGAGGGATGCATTACTTCATATCCTGATGTTGGTAGCCAAGATGAAGTTGCTGGTGGGGAAGTGAAAGCATTTCCAGAAAGGCTTTTTGCTGTTCCCCCAAGGGTTTCCAGTGGTTCTGTTCCTGGAGTTTCTGTTGAGACATACCAGGAGGACAATAATAAATGGAAAAAGCATGTAAATGCTTATAGGAAAATCAATAAGCTTATTGACTCTGGAAGGTATCGCAACATTATGGATATGAATGCTGGATTGGGAGGATTTGCTGCTGCAATCGAGTCTCCAAAATTATGGGTTATGAATGTTGTTCCAACAATAGCTAAAAAAGGCACGTTGGGTGTCATATATGAGAGAGGATTGATTGGAATATATCATGACTG GTGCGAAGCTTTTTCCACATACCCAAGGACATATGACCTTATTCATGCCAATGGTGTTTTCAGTTTATACAAGGATAA ATGTAACATAGAAGACATTCTTCTAGAGATGGATCGGATTTTGAGACCAGAAGGTGCAATTATATTCCGTGATGAAGTTGATGTGCTAATTAAGGTGCGGAAGATAGTCGGAGGAATGAGATGGGATACTAAAATGGTGGACCATGAAGATGGTCCTCTAGTTCCTGAGAAGATACTAGTCGCAGTAAAACAGTACTGGGTTGGAAACTCCACATCCTCAGAGTGA
- the LOC110618722 gene encoding protein PHYTOCHROME KINASE SUBSTRATE 1 isoform X1, which produces MQIYLQDFMVMATLTSVASLTNSRGNLHDVSFPSFLSNSDDTFVRKLAESNRNISAQDVEEHHYLGNKKEDGEIGIFGAEKYFNGCMDEDSPRLTSIIPKHLQPKKDEQLNDHTVPMKPNIHPETPSINSESTWNSQSALLQSVQRKNSEAKTNKAHGKIGKNFLAVLGCKCSCSDKDFIDVDDDDEHIGEISFKRSSNAPMLQGKAISEEFTKGSLDLDDKLRSGSPVEEEDINCQNLEKLGIGMKKETCFSFPTSNSEAGNLSNKFIFRQEEVKQRKSLEVFGSPVHDKRSKSFRIGRKLSMFSWEEAPRMEEIDYSATSGGVYNDNESDASSDLFEIESHTGKFTQLLARQGSNATSDCPSPTTGYAPSEASIEWSVVTASAADFSVISDYEELRPPTTLPSPIKTFLTTVNAKPETSKETPRRRSSISFGCNSHKAVRVAGDAYKTNDKVFDPLVRRLSDSYMPLTRLHSESKLMDSDPRQRKHALSSHLLPGSHPSQSFRPSHIQQS; this is translated from the exons ATG CAAATTTACTTGCAAGACTTCATGGTTATGGCCACCTTAACATCAGTCGCCAGCCTTACAAACAGCCGTGGAAATCTCCATGATGTTTCCTTCCCTTCCTTCTTGAGCAACTCGGACGATACCTTCGTTCGGAAACTTGCAGAATCGAATCGGAACATTAGTGCTCAGGATGTAGAGGAGCATCATTACTTAGGAAATaagaaagaagatggagaaatTGGTATATTCGGTGCTGAAAAATACTTTAATGGTTGCATGGATGAGGACAGTCCAAGACTTACCAGTATAATCCCGAAACACCTTCAGCCTAAGAAGGATGAACAATTAAATGATCATACGGTCCCTATGAAACCGAACATTCATCCTGAAACTCCAAGTATTAATTCTGAATCCACTTGGAACAGTCAGAGTGCGTTGCTGCAAAGCGTTCAGAGAAAGAATTCTGAAGCAAAGACAAATAAGGCGCATGGAAAGATTGGAAAGAATTTTCTTGCTGTTCTTGGCTGCAAATGCTCTTGTTCTGATAAGGACTTTATTGATgtcgatgatgatgatgaacatATTGGTGAGATCAGTTTTAAAAGAAGTTCTAATGCTCCCATGCTTCAAGGCAAGGCAATTTCAGAAGAATTCACAAAGGGTAGTCTTGATCTGGATGATAAACTACGCTCAGGATCACCAGTCGAGGAGGAGGACATCAATTGCCAGAATTTGGAGAAGTTGGGAATTGGAATGAAAAAGGAAACCTGTTTTAGTTTCCCAACTTCAAATTCTGAGGCAGGAAATCTTtccaataaatttatttttagacaAGAGGAGGTAAAGCAAAGGAAATCACTAGAGGTCTTTGGCTCCCCAGTGCATGACAAGAGAAGCAAATCTTTCAGAATTGGGAGGAAGCTGTCCATGTTCTCTTGGGAAGAAGCTCCAAGAATGGAGGAAATCGATTATTCCGCTACATCAGGCGGAGTTTATAATGATAATGAGAGTGATGCAAGTTCAGACTTATTCGAGATCGAGAGCCACACTGGAAAATTCACTCAATTGCTTGCAAGACAAGGATCAAACGCCACCTCTGACTGTCCCAGCCCAACGACTGGCTATGCACCAAGCGAGGCTAGCATAGAATGGAGCGTTGTCACTGCCAGTGCTGCTGATTTCTCTGTAATTTCCGATTATGAAGAGCTAAGGCCACCCACAACACTACCAAGTCCAATCAAAACCTTTCTTACAACCGTAAATGCAAAACCTGAGACCAGCAAAGAAACCCCAAGGCGCCGTTCCAGCATTTCGTTTGGTTGCAATAGCCACAAGGCTGTAAGAGTTGCAGGAGATGCTTACAAAACAAATGACAAGGTTTTTGACCCACTCGTACGTCGTCTCTCAGATTCCTACATGCCATTAACAAGGCTGCACTCTGAGAGTAAGCTGATGGATTCCGATCCCAGACAAAGGAAACATGCTCTCAGCAGCCATTTACTCCCTGGGTCGCACCCATCTCAGAGTTTCCGTCCTTCCCACATTCAACAATCTTAA
- the LOC110618722 gene encoding protein PHYTOCHROME KINASE SUBSTRATE 1 isoform X2 — translation MVMATLTSVASLTNSRGNLHDVSFPSFLSNSDDTFVRKLAESNRNISAQDVEEHHYLGNKKEDGEIGIFGAEKYFNGCMDEDSPRLTSIIPKHLQPKKDEQLNDHTVPMKPNIHPETPSINSESTWNSQSALLQSVQRKNSEAKTNKAHGKIGKNFLAVLGCKCSCSDKDFIDVDDDDEHIGEISFKRSSNAPMLQGKAISEEFTKGSLDLDDKLRSGSPVEEEDINCQNLEKLGIGMKKETCFSFPTSNSEAGNLSNKFIFRQEEVKQRKSLEVFGSPVHDKRSKSFRIGRKLSMFSWEEAPRMEEIDYSATSGGVYNDNESDASSDLFEIESHTGKFTQLLARQGSNATSDCPSPTTGYAPSEASIEWSVVTASAADFSVISDYEELRPPTTLPSPIKTFLTTVNAKPETSKETPRRRSSISFGCNSHKAVRVAGDAYKTNDKVFDPLVRRLSDSYMPLTRLHSESKLMDSDPRQRKHALSSHLLPGSHPSQSFRPSHIQQS, via the coding sequence ATGGTTATGGCCACCTTAACATCAGTCGCCAGCCTTACAAACAGCCGTGGAAATCTCCATGATGTTTCCTTCCCTTCCTTCTTGAGCAACTCGGACGATACCTTCGTTCGGAAACTTGCAGAATCGAATCGGAACATTAGTGCTCAGGATGTAGAGGAGCATCATTACTTAGGAAATaagaaagaagatggagaaatTGGTATATTCGGTGCTGAAAAATACTTTAATGGTTGCATGGATGAGGACAGTCCAAGACTTACCAGTATAATCCCGAAACACCTTCAGCCTAAGAAGGATGAACAATTAAATGATCATACGGTCCCTATGAAACCGAACATTCATCCTGAAACTCCAAGTATTAATTCTGAATCCACTTGGAACAGTCAGAGTGCGTTGCTGCAAAGCGTTCAGAGAAAGAATTCTGAAGCAAAGACAAATAAGGCGCATGGAAAGATTGGAAAGAATTTTCTTGCTGTTCTTGGCTGCAAATGCTCTTGTTCTGATAAGGACTTTATTGATgtcgatgatgatgatgaacatATTGGTGAGATCAGTTTTAAAAGAAGTTCTAATGCTCCCATGCTTCAAGGCAAGGCAATTTCAGAAGAATTCACAAAGGGTAGTCTTGATCTGGATGATAAACTACGCTCAGGATCACCAGTCGAGGAGGAGGACATCAATTGCCAGAATTTGGAGAAGTTGGGAATTGGAATGAAAAAGGAAACCTGTTTTAGTTTCCCAACTTCAAATTCTGAGGCAGGAAATCTTtccaataaatttatttttagacaAGAGGAGGTAAAGCAAAGGAAATCACTAGAGGTCTTTGGCTCCCCAGTGCATGACAAGAGAAGCAAATCTTTCAGAATTGGGAGGAAGCTGTCCATGTTCTCTTGGGAAGAAGCTCCAAGAATGGAGGAAATCGATTATTCCGCTACATCAGGCGGAGTTTATAATGATAATGAGAGTGATGCAAGTTCAGACTTATTCGAGATCGAGAGCCACACTGGAAAATTCACTCAATTGCTTGCAAGACAAGGATCAAACGCCACCTCTGACTGTCCCAGCCCAACGACTGGCTATGCACCAAGCGAGGCTAGCATAGAATGGAGCGTTGTCACTGCCAGTGCTGCTGATTTCTCTGTAATTTCCGATTATGAAGAGCTAAGGCCACCCACAACACTACCAAGTCCAATCAAAACCTTTCTTACAACCGTAAATGCAAAACCTGAGACCAGCAAAGAAACCCCAAGGCGCCGTTCCAGCATTTCGTTTGGTTGCAATAGCCACAAGGCTGTAAGAGTTGCAGGAGATGCTTACAAAACAAATGACAAGGTTTTTGACCCACTCGTACGTCGTCTCTCAGATTCCTACATGCCATTAACAAGGCTGCACTCTGAGAGTAAGCTGATGGATTCCGATCCCAGACAAAGGAAACATGCTCTCAGCAGCCATTTACTCCCTGGGTCGCACCCATCTCAGAGTTTCCGTCCTTCCCACATTCAACAATCTTAA
- the LOC110604036 gene encoding sphinganine C4-monooxygenase 1, whose amino-acid sequence MFFFHMGFQISDELLGTFVPIIVYWVYSGLYVGLGYFENYRLHTKQDEDEKNLVSKTTVVKGVLLQQSIQAVVAILLFTVTANDSQAAIDQQPSLIILAREFVTAMLVLDTWQYFMHRYMHHNKFLYKHIHSQHHRLVVPYSFGALYNHPLEGLLLDTIGGALSFLFSGMSPRASIFFFSFATIKTVDDHCGLWLPGNLFHVFFKNNTAYHDVHHQLYGSKYNFSQPFFVMWDRLLGTYMPYSLEKREGGGFEARPAKEYKDD is encoded by the exons ATGTTTTTCTTCCACATGGGTTTTCAAATTTCTGATGAATTGTTGGGTACTTTTGTACCAATTATCGTCTACTGGGTCTATTCCGGGTTGTATGTTGGTTTAGGATATTTTGAGAATTATAGATTGCACACTAAGCAGGATGAAGATGAGAAGAACTTGGTCTCTAAAACCACTGTTGTTAAAGGCGTTCTTCTTCAACAATCTATTCAAGCTGTTGTTGCTATCCTCTTGTTTACG GTAACTGCAAATGATTCTCAGGCTGCTATAGATCAACAGCCGTCCTTAATTATTCTAGCTAGAGAGTTTGTTACAGCAATGTTGGTTTTGGATACTTGGCAGTATTTCATGCATAGATACATGCATCACAACAAATTTCTGTATAAGCATATTCATTCTCAACATCACCGGCTTGTTGTCCCTTATTCATTTGGAGCACTATACAATCATCCACTGGAGGGGCTTCTTCTCGACACAATCGGTGGGGCATTATCCTTTCTCTTTTCAGGGATGTCTCCTCGAGCCTCcatttttttcttctcatttgCTACCATCAAAACAGTGGATGACCATTGTGGGTTATGGCTTCCTGGGAACCTTTTCCATGtgttctttaaaaataatactgcTTATCATGATGTCCACCATCAGCTCTATGGTAGCAAATACAACTTTTCACAGCCATTTTTCGTCATGTGGGATAGACTTCTTGGAACTTATATGCCTTACTCACTTGAGAAGAGAGAAGGGGGTGGTTTTGAGGCACGGCCTGCTAAAGAGTACAAGGATGATTGA
- the LOC110622557 gene encoding origin of replication complex subunit 6, producing MDLSEIAKKLGLSESKNLVRKASELRRLCDVQFDSSIIGVGEVCKAIICLEIAATRFQVIFDRQAAIRLSGMSEKAYNRSFNLLQNSLGVKAKLDIRELGIQFGCVRLIPFVKNGLSSYKERFLASLPASRRTTADFTRPVFTAVAFYLCAKKHKLKIDKLKLIEVCGTSESEFKCVSTSMKDLCHDIFGISKEKKDPREVKGNRDLLDVLPEKRKFEDGGYLSDDGEEHSSYKKRKRMDKVAYEEWKSSIISSNGKNKAKGTCKRTRQTRLNFLKEVPETA from the exons ATGGATTTGTCAGAAATTGCTAAGAAACTTGGTCTCTCCGAATCCAAAAATCTGGTCCGAAAAGCGTCGGAGCTCCGCCGCCTATGCGACGTCCAGTTCGATTCATCCATCATCGGAGTT GGAGAGGTTTGTAAGGCGATAATCTGCTTGGAAATTGCCGCCACAAG GTTTCAAGTGATTTTTGATAGGCAGGCAGCAATCAGGTTGAGTGGAATGTCAGAGAAGGCTTACAATCGATCCTTCAATTTGCTGCAAAACAGTCTCGGTGTCAA GGCAAAGCTCGACATTAGAGAACTAGGGATTCAATTCGGATGCGTTAGGCTCATTCCTTTCGTGAAAAATGGTTTATCATC GTACAAGGAACGGTTTCTTGCATCATTGCCAGCTTCGAGAAGAACAACTGCTGACTTCACCCGCCCTGTATTCACAGCAGTTGCATTCTACTTGTGTGCAAAGAAACACAAG CTCAAGATAGATAAGCTTAAATTGATCGAAGTTTGTGGCACATCTGAATCTGAATTCAAATGT GTTTCCACCTCCATGAAGGATCTCTGTCATGATATTTTTGGGATCTCAAAGGAAAAGAAGGATCCAAGAGAGGTAAAGGGCAACCGAG ATCTGCTGGATGTATTAcccgagaaaagaaaatttgaggATGGTGGTTACTTATCTGATGATGGAGAAGAG CATTCAAGTTACAAGAAGCGTAAAAGAATGGATAAAGTTGCTTATGAGGAGTGGAAGTCCTCTATCATTTCATCAAATGGCAAGAATAAGGCAAAAG GTACATGCAAGCGGACCAGGCAAACTCGCCTAAACTTTCTCAAAGAAGTTCCTGAGACTGCATGA
- the LOC110604349 gene encoding protein HGH1 homolog: MATELEELVGFLSAPSLPVQKAAVDIVRDLTGSEDGLQSLSKYANIAIPSLSRLLSQRKEVSEPAAQALVNLSQNSNLAAKMVEKGMVQMAMDLLYKPDSSITQLLVMLLVNLTQLDAGIKSLLQTEDEKVQGLFVMKLVRSFCRSSSENRKDPFDHVGSILVNISQKEAGRKMLLDPKRGLLKQILRQFDSTNPLRKKGVSGTIRNCCFEAENHLQDLLLISEFLWPALLLPVAGNKVYSEQDTSKMPLELGSALSIEREPCDDPEIRVQALESIYLITLQEAGLRAFWSVNGPRILQVGYEDEQDPKVMEAYEQVGSLLVHESGTAVSSGES; encoded by the exons ATGGCGACCGAGCTCGAAGAGTTGGTGGGATTTCTATCGGCTCCTTCTCTGCCA GTGCAGAAGGCTGCTGTTGATATTGTCAGAGACTTAACAGGGTCTGAAGATGGGTTGCAGTCCCTTTCTAAGTATGCCAATATTGCGATTCCCTCATTGTCTCGACTTCTAAGCCAAAGAAAG GAGGTCTCTGAGCCAGCAGCACAAGCTCTCGTTAATCTCTCGCAAAACTCAAATTTAGCTGCAAAGATGGTTGAGAAAGGGATGGTTCAAATGGCCATGGATCTGTTGTATAAACCAGACTCAAGCATTACTCAATTGCTGGTAATGCTCCTAGTTAATCTCACTCAGTTGGATGCTGGCATTAAATCCTTGCTTCAG ACTGAGGACGAGAAGGTGCAAGGACTGTTCGTCATGAAGCTTGTGAGATCATTCTGCAGATCCTCCAGTGAGAACAGAA AGGATCCATTTGATCATGTAGGTTCCATTCTTGTAAATATATCACAGAAAGAAGCAGGTAGAAAAATGTTACTGGACCCTAAGCGAGGATTGCTGAAGCAGATTCTCAGACAGTTTGACTCAACTAATCCATTGCGGAAGAAAGGG GTTTCTGGAACAATTCGAAACTGCTGTTTTGAAGCTGAGAATCATCTACAAGATTTACTTTTGATATCTGAATTTCTTTGGCCAGCTTTACTTCTGCCTGTTGCTGGCAACAAG GTATACAGTGAGCAAGATACATCGAAAATGCCCCTAGAGCTTGGCAGTGCACTCTCAATTGAGCGTGAACCATGTGATGACCCTGAAATTCGTGTTCAAGCATTGGAGTCTATTTACTTGATCACATTACAG GAGGCTGGTCTAAGAGCCTTTTGGTCTGTCAATGGCCCTCGTATACTACAAGTCGGGTATGAAGATGAACAGGATCCTAAAGTAATGGAAGCATATGAACAAGTTGGCTCCTTA TTGGTTCATGAAAGTGGGACGGCCGTCTCCTCTGGTGAAAGTTGA
- the LOC110604441 gene encoding cullin-3A — translation MSNQKKRNFQIEAFKHRVVVDPKYADKTWKILEHAIHEIYNHNASGLSFEELYRNAYNMVLHKFGEKLYSGLVSTMTSHLKEISKSIEASQGDSFLEELNRKWNDHNKALQMIRDILMYMDRTYIPSTHKTPVHELGLNLWRDNIIHSSKIQTRLLNTLLELVHRERTGEVIDRGLMRNIIKMLMDLGSSVYQEDFEKPFLEVSSEFYKGESQEFIECCDCGDYLKKAEKRLNEEIERVTHYLDLKSEVKITNVVEKEMIANHMLRLVHMENSGLVNMLLDDKYEDLGRMYNLFRRVPNGLLTIREVMTSHLRETGKQLVTDPERLKDPVEFVQRLLDEKDKYDSIISLAFNNDKTFQNALNSSFEYFINLNARSPEFISLFVDDKLRKGLKGVSEEDVEVILDKVMMLFRYLQEKDVFEKYYKQHLAKRLLSGKTISDDAERSLIVKLKTECGYQFTSKLEGMFTDMKTSQDTMQGFYASHPELGDGPTLVVQVLTTGSWPTQPSVTCNLPAEMSSLCEKFRSYYLGTHTGRRLSWQTNMGTADIKATFGKGQKHELNVSTYQMCVLMLFNSADRLSYKEIEQATEIPASDLKRCLQSMACVKGKNVLRKEPMSKDIGEEDAFFVNDKFTSKFYKVKIGTVVAQKESEPEKQETRQRVEEDRKPQIEAAVVRIMKSRRVLDHNNIIAEVTKQLQSRFLANPTEIKKRIESLIERDFLERDSVDRKLYRYLA, via the exons ATGAGTAATCAGAAGAAGAGAAACTTTCAGATAGAGGCGTTTAAGCACCGGGTCGTGGTTGATCCGAAATATGCTGATAAGACCTGGAAAATTTTGGAGCATGCTATTCATGAGATTTATAATCACAACGCTAGTGGCcttagttttgaagagctttaTAG GAATGCTTATAATATGGTGCTGCACAAATTTGGTGAAAAGTTGTATTCTGGTCTGGTTTCAACTATGACTTCGCATCTTAAAGAAATATCAAAATCTATTGAGGCTTCTCAGGGAGATTCATTTTTGGAGGAGCTGAACCGGAAATGGAATGACCATAACAAAGCATTGCAAATGATTAGGGATATACTGATGTACATGGACAGGACTTATATTCCAAGCACTCATAAAACTCCTGTCCATGAGCTTGGGTTGAACTTGTGGAGGGATAATATCATACACTCCAGCAAAATTCAGACAAGGCTTCTAAATACACTTCTTGAACTAGTTCATAGAGAACGAACTGGTGAAGTTATAGACCGAGGGTTGATGAGGAACATAATCAAGATGCTTATGGACTTAGGTTCATCTGTTTATCAAGAGGACTTTGAGAAGCCATTTCTTGAGGTTTCATCTGAGTTTTATAAAGGTGAATCACAAGAATTCATTGAATGCTGTGATTGTGGTGATTATTTGAAGAAAGCTGAGAAACGTTTGAATGAAGAGATAGAGCGAGTGACACACTACTTGGATTTGAAGAGTGAGGTCAAGATAACTAATGTGGTTGAGAAGGAAATGATTGCTAACCACATGCTGAGACTAGTCCACATGGAGAACTCAGGCCTGGTAAACATGCTTCTTGATGATAAATATGAAGACTTGGGAAGAATGTATAACTTGTTCCGTCGGGTTCCTAATGGTCTTCTAACAATACGAGAAGTGATGACTTCTCACCTTAGGGAGACTGGTAAGCAACTAGTTACTGATCCAGAAAGGTTGAAGGATCCAGTGGAATTTGTTCAGCGCTTGTTGGATGAGAAGGATAAATATGACAGCATCATAAGCTTGGCATTCAACAATGACAAGACATTCCAGAATGCTTTGAATTCCtcttttgaatattttattaatttgaatgCTCGCTCTCCTGAATTCATTTCattgtttgtggatgacaagctTAGAAAAGGTCTAAAGGGAGTCAGTGAGGAGGATGTGGAGGTTATTCTTGACAAGGTGATGATGCTGTTCCGTTACTTGCAGGAGAAAGATGTATTTGAGAAGTATTATAAACAGCATTTGGCTAAGCGGCTTTTATCGGGAAAAACCATCTCTGATGATGCAGAAAGAAGTTTGATCGTCAAACTTAAGACCGAATGTGGATATCAATTCACATCAAAGTTAGAAGGCATGTTCACTGACATGAAGACCTCCCAGGATACAATGCAAGGGTTTTATGCAAGCCACCCTGAGCTAGGGGATGGACCTACCCTTGTTGTTCAGGTTTTAACGACAGGATCTTGGCCGACTCAGCCTAGTGTTACTTGCAACTTACCTGCTGAAATGTCATCTCTGTGTGAGAAGTTCAGGTCATATTACCTTGGGACCCATACTGGTCGGAGACTGTCCTGGCAAACCAACATGGGCACAGCGGACATAAAAGCAACATTTGGGAAGGGTCAGAAACATGAGTTGAATGTATCTACATATCAAATGTGTGTTCTTATGCTGTTTAACAGTGCTGATCGGCTTAGCTATAAGGAGATTGAGCAGGCAACAGAGATTCCTGCTTCTGACCTGAAGAGGTGCCTGCAATCCATGGCATGTGTGAAAGGGAAAAATGTACTTCGGAAAGAGCCCATGAGTAAAGACATTGGTGAGGAAGATGCTTTTTTTGTCAATGACAAGTTCACAAGCAAATTCTACAAGGTGAAGATAGGAACTGTAGTTGCACAAAAGGAATCAGAACCTGAAAAGCAGGAGACCAGGCAGAGAGTGGAGGAGGACAGAAAGCCTCAGATTGAAGCAGCAGTAGTTAGGATCATGAAATCAAGGAGGGTTTTGGATCATAACAATATAATTGCTGAGGTCACAAAGCAGTTGCAGTCACGATTTCTGGCCAACCCCACTGAGATTAAGAAACGTATCGAGTCTCTTATTGAACGAGATTTCTTGGAGAGGGATAGTGTTGACAGAAAATTGTATAGGTATCTTGCTTGA